The proteins below come from a single Microbacterium sp. SLBN-154 genomic window:
- a CDS encoding leucyl aminopeptidase — protein MSFPDLEYRSAPLAEIDADAVVVALPPIDGDAAPSLDDWPGLKDALVATGFSGSPGSFQRVYAPDVTSRPLAVVGTGSAPDAAAVRDALGAALRALTGFETVVVAVPFASEHVLAAAEGAALGGYRFEGYKADGPQRRASRVILQGPDDLDDSALDAVRATASAVALVKDLVSIPAEWLGPADLADRAEKEVEGLPIEVTVWDEPALRDGGFGGILGVGQGSERPPRLVRLDYSPAGASRHVALVGKGITFDTGGLSLKPPASMVGMKYDMCGAATVLAVVRAAAAQQLPVRVTGWLAVADNMPSGRATRPGDVVRIADGTTVEVLNTDAEGRLVLADGLVAASRENPDLLIDVATLTGAITIALGTRHAGVMGEDDAVARYLAAAGDVAELAWQLPLPAHMVDELDSPIADLQNAKIGDPAGGSLFAGLFLRHFVGRTSPDSEERIPWIHLDIAGVGMNKGGGYGFTDKGPTGATVRSLLRLLQTETTR, from the coding sequence ATGTCGTTCCCCGACCTCGAATATCGTTCCGCCCCCCTTGCCGAGATCGACGCCGACGCGGTCGTCGTGGCACTGCCCCCTATCGACGGTGACGCCGCCCCGTCTCTGGATGATTGGCCCGGCCTGAAAGATGCGCTGGTGGCGACCGGATTCAGTGGGTCCCCCGGCTCCTTCCAGCGGGTGTATGCGCCCGATGTCACCTCCCGGCCGCTCGCCGTCGTCGGGACGGGCTCCGCACCGGATGCCGCGGCCGTGCGCGACGCGCTTGGCGCGGCCCTGCGCGCACTGACGGGGTTCGAGACCGTCGTCGTCGCCGTGCCCTTCGCCTCGGAGCATGTCCTCGCCGCTGCGGAGGGCGCTGCCCTGGGCGGCTACCGCTTCGAGGGATACAAGGCCGACGGTCCTCAGCGTCGGGCGAGTCGCGTGATCCTTCAGGGTCCGGATGACCTCGACGACAGCGCCCTCGACGCGGTGCGCGCGACGGCGTCGGCCGTCGCGCTCGTCAAGGATCTCGTCTCGATCCCCGCGGAGTGGCTCGGCCCGGCCGATCTGGCCGACCGAGCCGAGAAAGAGGTCGAGGGCCTTCCCATCGAGGTGACGGTGTGGGACGAGCCGGCCCTGCGGGATGGTGGGTTCGGCGGCATCCTCGGTGTCGGTCAGGGGTCGGAGCGGCCGCCTCGGCTCGTGCGCCTCGATTACTCCCCGGCCGGCGCGTCGCGTCACGTCGCCCTCGTGGGCAAGGGCATCACCTTCGACACCGGAGGTCTTTCGCTCAAGCCTCCGGCGTCGATGGTGGGGATGAAGTACGACATGTGCGGTGCCGCGACCGTTCTGGCGGTGGTCCGCGCTGCGGCAGCCCAGCAGCTTCCGGTGCGAGTGACGGGATGGCTCGCTGTCGCCGACAACATGCCCTCCGGTCGTGCCACCCGCCCCGGCGACGTTGTGCGCATCGCCGACGGCACCACGGTGGAGGTGCTCAACACCGACGCCGAGGGACGCCTCGTCCTCGCCGACGGCCTCGTGGCAGCGAGCCGCGAGAACCCCGATCTGCTGATCGACGTGGCGACGCTCACCGGGGCGATCACCATCGCCCTCGGCACCCGGCATGCCGGCGTCATGGGCGAGGATGACGCCGTCGCCCGGTACCTCGCGGCCGCCGGCGATGTCGCCGAGCTCGCCTGGCAGCTCCCCCTCCCCGCGCACATGGTCGACGAGCTCGACTCGCCGATCGCCGATCTGCAGAACGCCAAGATCGGCGATCCGGCGGGCGGGTCGCTGTTCGCGGGTCTGTTCCTCCGGCATTTTGTCGGCCGTACCTCGCCCGACAGCGAAGAGCGCATCCCGTGGATCCATCTCGACATCGCCGGGGTCGGCATGAACAAGGGCGGCGGATACGGGTTCACCGACAAGGGTCCGACCGGGGCGACCGTGCGGAGCCTGCTCCGCCTTCTTCAGACCGAGACCACGCGATGA
- the lpdA gene encoding dihydrolipoyl dehydrogenase — protein MSPATTSENTADLVVLGGGSGGYAAALRAAELGKSVIVVEKDKVGGTCLHRGCIPTKALLHAGEVADAVRAATEIGVDAEFRGIDPARVRRYREGIVEKKYRGLQSLLKARGIRVVDGEGRLEAGPAVRVGDTVYRGTDVVLATGSYSRTLPGLEIGGRILTSDQALELEEIPQRVIILGGGVIGVEFASVWRSFGVEVTVVEGLDHLVPAEDVAMSKALERAFRRRGIGFSLGVRFAAATQTADGVTVSLEDGTQLSADYLLVAVGRGPVTADLGLEEAGVALDRGFVVTDERLQTTAPHVFAVGDIVPGLQLAHRSFQQGIFVAETIAGLKPVVVPEQLIPRVAYSHPEVASVGVTEARAVEVHGVDAVQSYEYNLAGNAKSEIIGTGGLVKVVRLKDGPVIGVHLIGDRVGELITEGQLAVAWEAHPEDIAPFIHAHPTQSEALGEAFLALAGKPLHAL, from the coding sequence ATGAGCCCCGCGACGACGTCGGAGAACACGGCGGATCTGGTCGTCCTCGGCGGCGGGAGCGGCGGCTATGCCGCCGCGCTCCGCGCCGCCGAGCTCGGCAAGTCCGTGATCGTGGTCGAGAAGGACAAGGTGGGCGGCACCTGCCTGCACCGCGGGTGCATTCCGACGAAGGCCCTTCTCCACGCCGGCGAAGTCGCCGATGCCGTTCGAGCTGCGACGGAGATCGGGGTCGACGCAGAGTTCCGCGGCATCGACCCGGCCCGGGTGCGGAGGTACCGCGAAGGCATCGTCGAGAAGAAGTACCGCGGCCTGCAGAGCCTGCTCAAGGCCCGCGGGATCCGCGTGGTCGACGGCGAGGGGCGTCTCGAGGCCGGTCCCGCCGTGCGGGTCGGCGACACCGTCTACCGCGGCACCGATGTGGTCCTGGCCACCGGGTCGTACAGCCGCACGCTGCCGGGCCTGGAGATCGGCGGCCGCATCCTCACGAGCGACCAGGCCCTGGAGCTGGAGGAGATCCCCCAGCGGGTGATCATCCTCGGTGGCGGCGTCATCGGGGTCGAGTTCGCCAGCGTGTGGCGGTCGTTCGGCGTCGAGGTGACCGTCGTCGAGGGGCTCGACCACCTCGTGCCGGCCGAGGATGTCGCGATGAGCAAGGCGCTCGAGCGCGCCTTCCGCCGCCGCGGCATCGGCTTCTCCCTCGGTGTGCGGTTCGCCGCTGCGACGCAGACCGCCGACGGGGTGACTGTCTCGCTTGAAGACGGGACGCAGTTGTCGGCGGACTACCTGCTCGTCGCCGTCGGCCGGGGCCCCGTCACGGCGGATCTGGGCCTGGAAGAGGCCGGGGTCGCGCTGGATCGCGGCTTCGTCGTCACCGACGAGCGGCTCCAGACCACCGCCCCGCACGTCTTCGCCGTCGGTGACATCGTGCCGGGCCTTCAGCTGGCCCACCGCAGCTTTCAGCAGGGCATCTTCGTCGCCGAGACGATCGCCGGTCTGAAGCCCGTGGTCGTCCCCGAGCAGCTCATCCCACGGGTCGCGTACTCGCACCCCGAGGTGGCTTCGGTCGGTGTGACCGAGGCGCGGGCGGTCGAGGTGCACGGTGTGGACGCGGTGCAGTCGTACGAGTACAACCTCGCCGGCAATGCCAAGAGCGAGATCATCGGCACCGGGGGCCTCGTCAAGGTCGTCCGTCTCAAGGACGGACCGGTCATCGGCGTCCATCTCATCGGCGACCGGGTCGGAGAGCTCATCACCGAGGGTCAGCTGGCCGTCGCCTGGGAGGCCCACCCCGAAGACATCGCCCCCTTCATCCACGCCCACCCCACGCAGAGCGAAGCGCTCGGCGAGGCCTTCCTCGCCCTGGCCGGCAAGCCGCTGCACGCCCTGTGA
- the sucB gene encoding 2-oxoglutarate dehydrogenase, E2 component, dihydrolipoamide succinyltransferase gives MSTSVVLPALGESVTEGTVTRWLKKVGDTVQADEGLLEISTDKVDTEIPSPISGVIEEILVDEDETVEVGAVLAKIGDGSGGGEAPAPADAQEEPAAAAPAQAEEPAAEAAEPADGPSDDGPAAPAQAAPSDSTTSAGTEVVLPELGESVTEGTVTRWLKQVGDAVEVDEPLLEISTDKVDTEIPSPVKGILQEILVQEDETIAVGSALARVGDGATASAPTPAPEAPAAEKPAEPAPAAEEKSSEEKPAQEKPAEEVAPVPEKVVAHAPVSTGVATEQEPSPSSAPSSAAPASSGDDEVAYVTPLVRRLAQQQGVDLASVKGTGVGGRIRKEDVLKAAEDSKAPAPAAAPSAPAAPARTPLEVSPLRGTTQPMSRLRKVLAERAVASMQATAQLTTVVEVDVTKLAGFRDRVKGDFQSKTGDKLSFLPFFALAAAEALQAFPVINSTVDGTNIVYPATENLSIAVDTERGLLTPVLRDAASKNLAQIANEIADLAARTRDNKLKPDELAGGTFTLTNTGSRGALFDTPVVFLPQSAILGTGIVVKRPGVVSVDGRDAISVRSYVYLALSYDHRVIDGADAARFLGAVKARLEQADFEGDLGI, from the coding sequence ATGAGCACATCCGTGGTCCTCCCCGCGCTCGGCGAGAGCGTCACAGAGGGAACGGTCACCCGCTGGCTCAAGAAGGTCGGTGACACCGTGCAGGCCGACGAGGGGCTCCTCGAGATCTCCACGGACAAGGTCGACACGGAGATCCCCTCCCCAATCAGCGGTGTGATCGAGGAGATCCTGGTCGACGAGGACGAGACGGTCGAGGTCGGCGCAGTCCTGGCCAAGATCGGCGATGGCTCCGGCGGCGGTGAGGCCCCTGCGCCCGCCGATGCGCAGGAAGAGCCCGCGGCCGCAGCGCCTGCGCAGGCCGAGGAGCCCGCCGCCGAGGCGGCCGAGCCCGCCGACGGTCCCTCGGACGACGGTCCGGCTGCTCCGGCACAGGCTGCGCCCTCGGATTCCACCACCAGCGCCGGGACCGAAGTCGTCCTGCCCGAGCTCGGCGAGAGCGTGACCGAAGGAACGGTCACGCGCTGGCTGAAGCAGGTGGGTGACGCCGTGGAGGTCGACGAGCCGCTGCTGGAGATCTCGACCGACAAGGTCGACACCGAGATCCCCTCCCCCGTCAAGGGCATCCTGCAGGAGATCCTCGTCCAGGAGGACGAGACGATCGCCGTCGGTTCGGCTCTCGCGCGCGTCGGTGACGGTGCTACGGCCTCGGCGCCCACGCCGGCTCCGGAGGCTCCCGCCGCGGAGAAGCCGGCCGAGCCGGCTCCGGCCGCCGAGGAGAAGAGCTCCGAGGAGAAGCCCGCCCAAGAGAAGCCCGCCGAAGAGGTCGCGCCCGTTCCCGAGAAGGTCGTCGCGCACGCCCCGGTCTCGACCGGTGTCGCCACCGAGCAGGAGCCGTCGCCTTCGAGCGCTCCGTCGTCGGCCGCGCCGGCGTCCTCGGGTGATGACGAGGTGGCCTACGTCACCCCGCTCGTGCGCCGGCTCGCCCAGCAGCAGGGTGTCGATCTGGCGTCCGTGAAGGGCACCGGTGTCGGTGGTCGCATCCGCAAGGAGGACGTACTCAAGGCCGCTGAGGACTCCAAGGCTCCGGCTCCGGCCGCGGCCCCGTCCGCCCCCGCCGCCCCGGCCCGCACTCCGCTGGAGGTCTCGCCGTTGCGGGGGACCACCCAGCCGATGTCGCGGCTGCGCAAGGTGCTCGCCGAGCGCGCGGTGGCGTCCATGCAGGCGACCGCTCAGCTCACCACCGTCGTCGAGGTGGATGTCACCAAGCTCGCCGGTTTCCGAGACCGCGTGAAGGGCGACTTCCAGTCCAAGACCGGCGACAAGCTGTCGTTCCTGCCGTTCTTCGCCCTCGCGGCGGCGGAGGCTCTCCAGGCCTTCCCCGTCATCAACAGCACGGTCGACGGAACGAACATCGTCTACCCGGCGACCGAGAACCTCTCGATCGCCGTCGACACCGAGCGCGGCCTGCTCACCCCGGTCCTGCGGGACGCGGCATCGAAGAATCTCGCGCAGATCGCCAATGAGATCGCCGACCTCGCCGCGCGCACGCGCGACAACAAGCTGAAGCCCGACGAGCTGGCCGGTGGCACCTTCACGCTGACCAATACCGGATCGCGCGGTGCGCTGTTCGACACTCCGGTCGTCTTCCTCCCGCAGTCGGCGATTCTCGGGACGGGCATCGTCGTCAAGCGTCCGGGAGTGGTCTCGGTCGACGGCCGCGACGCGATCTCGGTCCGGTCGTACGTCTATCTCGCGCTGTCCTATGACCACCGGGTGATCGACGGGGCTGATGCCGCGCGGTTCCTCGGTGCGGTCAAGGCGCGTCTGGAGCAGGCGGACTTCGAGGGCGACCTCGGCATCTGA
- a CDS encoding DUF4191 domain-containing protein: MAARSTAPEKRPGFFSQIRTLYTFTVQAYRWMPWALIGILIGGTLLGVALGALIPPGAIWSIILWGITGFMFGILAALMTMTRLSTKAMYRKIDGMPGATGYVLSSALGRRWRASEMPVGINPKTQEAVYRAIGRGGIVIVGEGARGRLTRLVNEERGKAQRVASGVPVTVLYVGHGDDEVPIGKLAPAIKSLPKKIDRATMAAVVKRMDSVSQSVASLPIPKGIDPQRVRAPRPR, translated from the coding sequence ATGGCCGCACGCAGTACCGCCCCCGAGAAGCGTCCCGGGTTCTTCTCGCAGATCCGCACCCTCTACACCTTCACGGTCCAGGCCTACCGCTGGATGCCCTGGGCCCTCATCGGCATCCTCATCGGCGGCACGCTCCTGGGCGTCGCGTTGGGTGCGCTGATCCCGCCGGGAGCGATCTGGAGCATCATCCTGTGGGGCATCACGGGATTCATGTTCGGCATCCTCGCGGCGCTGATGACCATGACGCGGCTGTCGACGAAGGCGATGTATCGCAAGATCGACGGCATGCCCGGCGCCACCGGCTACGTGCTGTCCAGCGCCCTCGGCCGTCGCTGGCGCGCATCGGAGATGCCGGTGGGCATCAACCCCAAGACCCAGGAGGCGGTCTACCGTGCGATCGGACGTGGGGGCATCGTCATCGTCGGTGAAGGCGCTCGCGGTCGACTCACCCGGCTCGTGAACGAAGAGCGCGGAAAGGCGCAGCGCGTGGCATCCGGTGTTCCCGTGACTGTGCTGTACGTCGGTCACGGCGACGACGAGGTGCCGATCGGCAAGCTCGCTCCCGCCATCAAGTCCCTGCCGAAGAAGATCGACCGCGCGACCATGGCGGCCGTCGTCAAGCGGATGGACTCGGTGTCGCAGTCCGTCGCGTCGCTTCCCATTCCCAAGGGCATCGACCCGCAGCGGGTGCGCGCCCCGCGTCCTCGCTGA
- a CDS encoding RDD family protein, translating to MVASAQDYPGERLGRPREGAGSIGRLGRRVGALFIDYGAAYLISGFFGWDALAILLIFGAIQIVFLPTLQGSPGHRIFGMRLVRLDGGWVGLWRPVLRTILLILVIPAVIWDADQRGLHDKAAGTVLIRD from the coding sequence GTGGTCGCCAGCGCACAGGACTATCCCGGAGAGCGACTGGGGCGCCCCCGCGAGGGCGCGGGATCGATCGGCCGTCTCGGTCGTCGCGTGGGGGCCCTCTTCATCGATTACGGCGCCGCGTACCTGATCTCGGGGTTCTTCGGGTGGGATGCCCTCGCCATCCTGCTGATCTTCGGTGCGATCCAGATCGTGTTCCTCCCGACCCTCCAGGGCAGCCCCGGGCACCGCATCTTCGGGATGCGACTGGTGCGCCTCGACGGCGGGTGGGTCGGCCTGTGGCGGCCGGTGCTGCGCACCATCCTGCTGATCCTCGTCATCCCCGCGGTGATCTGGGATGCGGACCAACGGGGGCTTCACGACAAGGCGGCGGGCACCGTCCTCATTCGGGACTGA